The following proteins come from a genomic window of Loxodonta africana isolate mLoxAfr1 chromosome 19, mLoxAfr1.hap2, whole genome shotgun sequence:
- the CHRNA2 gene encoding neuronal acetylcholine receptor subunit alpha-2 encodes MECARLPNSFPLPSADGEFVVTHMTKAHLFSTGTVHWVPPAIYKSSCSIDVTFFPFDQQNCKMKFGSWSYDKAKIDLEQMEQTVDLKDYWESGEWAIINATGTYNSKKYDCCAEIYPDVTYYFVIRRLPLFYTINLIIPCLLISCLTMLVFYLPSDCGEKITLCISVLLSLTVFLLLITEIIPSTSLVIPLIGEYLLFTMIFVTLSIIITVFVLNVHHRSPSTHNMPHWVRVAFLGCVPRWLLMNRPLPPLELWDPSGLELSPSYHWLETDMDMEEREEKEEDEDRWVCAGHSPPLIGAIYSHEGLYPGASGPKAEAQGQKSGLLLSPSIQRALEGVHYIADHLRSEDADFSVSWS; translated from the coding sequence ATGGAGTGTGCAAGGCTCCCGAACTCCTTTCCTCTCCCCAGTGCAGATGGGGAGTTTGTGGTGACCCACATGACCAAGGCCCACCTCTTTTCCACGGGAACAGTGCACTGGGTGCCCCCCGCCATCTACAAGAGCTCCTGCAGCATCGACGTCACCTTCTTCCCCTTCGATCAGCAGAACTGCAAGATGAAGTTTGGCTCCTGGTCCTATGACAAGGCCAAGATTGACTTGGAGCAGATGGAACAGACGGTGGACCTGAAGGACTACTGGGAGAGTGGTGAGTGGGCCATCATCAACGCCACAGGTACCTACAACAGCAAGAAGTATGACTGCTGTGCTGAGATCTATCCCGATGTCACTTACTACTTTGTCATCCGGCGGTTGCCCCTCTTCTACACCATCAACCTCATCATCCCCTGCCTGCTCATCTCCTGCCTCACCATGCTTGTCTTCTACCTGCCCTCGGACTGTGGCGAGAAGATCACCCTCTGCATCTCTGTACTGCTCTCACTCACTGTCTTCCTCCTGCTCATCACCGAGATCATCCCTTCCACCTCCCTGGTCATTCCACTGATTGGCGAATACCTGCTTTTCACCATGATCTTTGTCACCCTTTCTATCATCATCACTGTCTTTGTGCTCAATGTCCACCACCGCTCTCCCAGTACCCACAATATGCCCCACTGGGTGCGGGTGGCCTTTCTGGGCTGTGTGCCCAGGTGGCTTCTGATGAACCGGCCCCTGCCACCCTTGGAGCTCTGGGACCCCTCAGGCCTGGAGCTCAGCCCCTCTTATCACTGGCTGGAGACCGATATGGATatggaggagagagaggagaaagaggaggatgAAGACAGATGGGTGTGTGCAGGCCATTCACCCCCCTTGATTGGTGCCATCTACAGCCACGAGGGCCTATATCCAGGGGCCTCAGGCCCCAAGGCTGAGGCCCAGGGACAGAAGAGTGGGCTCCTGCTGTCACCTAGCATACAGAGAGCACTGGAAGGTGTGCACTATATTGCTGATCACCTGAGGTCTGAGGATGCTGACTTTTCGGTAAGTTGGAGCTGA